A section of the Festucalex cinctus isolate MCC-2025b chromosome 7, RoL_Fcin_1.0, whole genome shotgun sequence genome encodes:
- the cldn12 gene encoding claudin-12, giving the protein MSCRDIHATNAFAFIIAFVSVTGLTVAALVPQWRVTRLVTFNRNAKNISVYDGLWTKCVKQDGYSGCYFYDAEWYSKVDQLDLRLLQFCVPAGLTFGSVALLLCMAGMCKTCCCSDKPDPDIKRIRFLVNSAGCHLVAGAFLFLGGAVAIAPSVWFLFGTKELNKKYGKLFSDGFAPYVAIGCSGAMMLAALLMFMWYCMCKKLPSPFWLPLSNSASSQPLTANGFQASPVYAPQAFPPTVIDTQQYVPVQGYMQSVAAPAPPQVYMSQISAPDGYGSEVGAAQAYSYTPSQTYAPSQTYAPSQTYAPSQSYAPSQSYAPSQSYAPSQSYAAGYAGRRYSTRSRMSGIEIDIPVVTQ; this is encoded by the exons ATGTCGTGCCGGGACATCCACGCCACCAACGCCTTCGCCTTCATCATCGCCTTTGTGTCAGTGACCGGCTTGACCGTGGCAGCGTTAGTCCCTCAGTGGCGCGTAACCCGACTGGTCACCTTCAATCGCAACGCCAAGAACATCAGCGTATACGACGGGCTGTGGACCAAGTGCGTCAAGCAGGATGGCTATTCAGGATGTTACTTCTATGACGCGGAG TGGTACTCCAAAGTGGACCAGCTGGACCTGAGGCTGCTGCAGTTCTGCGTGCCGGCAGGCCTGACTTTTGGCTCTGTGGCCTTGCTGCTGTGCATGGCCGGCATGTGCAAAACCTGCTGCTGCTCTGACAAGCCCGACCCAGACATCAAGCGCATCCGcttcttggtgaacagcgccGGCTGTCACCTGGTGGCGGGCGCGTTCCTCTTCCTGGGCGGCGCCGTCGCCATCGCGCCCTCCGTGTGGTTCCTGTTCGGCACCAAAGAGCTGAACAAGAAATACGGCAAGCTTTTCTCGGACGGCTTTGCTCCGTACGTGGCCATCGGCTGTTCCGGGGCGATGATGCTGGCCGCCCTGCTCATGTTCATGTGGTACTGCATGTGTAAGAAGTTGCCCTCGCCCTTTTGGTTGCCCCTTTCTAACTCGGCATCCAGCCAGCCGCTCACGGCCAACGGATTCCAGGCGTCGCCTGTTTATGCGCCTCAGGCATTCCCTCCCACGGTGATCGACACGCAGCAATACGTGCCAGTGCAGGGCTACATGCAGAGCGTGGCTGCCCCTGCGCCACCGCAAGTGTACATGTCACAGATTTCTGCTCCCGATGGTTACGGCTCAGAGGTGGGAGCGGCACAGGCCTACAGCTACACGCCATCTCAGACCTACGCGCCATCTCAGACCTACGCACCCTCTCAGACCTACGCACCCTCTCAAAGCTACGCGCCCTCTCAAAGCTACGCGCCATCTCAGAGTTACGCGCCCTCACAGAGTTACGCAGCCGGCTACGCTGGCCGCCGTTATTCCACCCGCTCTCGGATGTCTGGCATTGAGATTGACATTCCTGTGGTGACGCAATAA